From the genome of Campylobacter concisus, one region includes:
- a CDS encoding ABC transporter ATP-binding protein, which yields MQNALELKNICKIFGDVKALDDINFEVKKGEWVSVMGPSGSGKSTLVNILSLMDTPSSGTYMLGGDDASNLNADDTLKFRREKIGLIFQQFHLVPYLSALENVMIAQYYHSSVDEEDAKKALEAVGLSHRLTHRPSQLSGGEQQRLCIARSLINDPEILIADEPTGNLDEANERVILDLFCKLRKEGKTILLVTHNPDLGEYGDKIVYLRHGKLEKIRTIENPKVPNEI from the coding sequence ATGCAAAATGCACTAGAATTAAAAAATATTTGTAAAATTTTTGGCGATGTTAAAGCACTTGATGATATAAATTTTGAGGTTAAAAAAGGTGAGTGGGTCAGTGTAATGGGACCAAGTGGTAGTGGTAAGAGTACACTTGTAAATATCCTTTCACTAATGGATACTCCAAGTAGTGGTACTTATATGCTTGGTGGCGATGACGCGAGCAATCTAAATGCTGATGATACACTTAAATTTAGACGCGAGAAGATCGGTCTTATTTTTCAGCAGTTTCACTTAGTGCCATATCTTAGCGCACTTGAAAATGTGATGATCGCTCAGTACTATCACAGCTCAGTTGATGAAGAGGATGCTAAAAAAGCGCTTGAGGCAGTTGGTCTTTCTCACAGGCTAACGCACAGACCAAGTCAGCTAAGTGGTGGTGAGCAACAACGCCTTTGTATCGCACGCTCGCTCATAAACGATCCTGAAATTTTAATAGCAGATGAGCCAACTGGTAACCTTGATGAAGCAAATGAAAGAGTTATACTTGATCTATTTTGCAAGCTAAGAAAAGAGGGCAAGACGATACTTCTAGTAACTCACAACCCTGATCTTGGCGAGTATGGCGATAAGATCGTATATCTAAGACATGGCAAGCTAGAAAAAATCCGCACTATTGAAAATCCAAAGGTGCCAAATGAGATATAA
- a CDS encoding TlpA family protein disulfide reductase, with protein sequence MRYKILFLCLVSALVMGCVKQYEKHHITLNDSSGIDTQFFPTEKRLKIGDKPYMLFFFGTDCGVCKAAIPDLNTLEKEYGKEVQFIGILGPSKGFDKDIELLKEHNITFKTTSDKVSVDYFSKAVGGVMGVPVIYFFDKDGKMRSKFIGLTPKSVLESAIRSLL encoded by the coding sequence ATGAGATATAAAATTTTATTTTTATGTCTAGTCTCAGCCCTAGTTATGGGCTGCGTCAAACAGTATGAGAAGCATCACATCACTCTAAATGACTCAAGTGGCATTGATACGCAGTTTTTTCCAACAGAAAAGAGGCTAAAGATAGGCGATAAGCCATATATGCTATTTTTCTTTGGCACTGACTGCGGAGTATGCAAGGCCGCTATACCTGATCTAAATACGCTTGAAAAAGAGTATGGTAAAGAGGTTCAATTCATTGGAATTTTGGGGCCTAGCAAGGGTTTTGATAAAGATATTGAGCTTTTAAAAGAGCACAACATTACATTTAAAACTACGAGCGATAAGGTTTCAGTTGATTACTTTAGCAAGGCAGTTGGTGGCGTCATGGGCGTGCCAGTTATCTATTTTTTTGATAAAGATGGTAAGATGCGATCAAAATTTATCGGTCTTACACCAAAAAGCGTACTTGAAAGTGCTATAAGATCGCTCTTGTAG
- a CDS encoding DUF2920 family protein: MLVDESYEILSCDDIELGIKRSSPLSFYSCYDDAKDAKALLVIIPGLGEDSDLGYRANLIRTMAETYDVACISVDYHCIGNRPQLGAKFGLDDIDREILTRELSSIGINLPIDLKSIDCHEKVDLLLKFLSKEITIRKERGILPADFRLNASITIVPTKNKYQNFGVMQAMDVLNAVLYTKKYINNAKFEHLPVIMVGSSHGGYLAHMCAKIAPWLVDAVIDNSSYAIFLWRLIGFGKEINFTNYFCFGTDTLYQNLYIYFFDKTYWTLNEKSPYYFIDAREEIRNILNLDHLNVQSSYKKPIYVSYHCIFDKEIAPAKDKIELYEALKKLKFNATLHMIKDESEVDGKFIKSLTHGMGMSYKLLLQKELPSMMEKILSQKNKKSSKSIEYKCGDTIYKFSEVLDQINLEILDIA; this comes from the coding sequence ATGCTAGTTGATGAAAGCTATGAAATTTTATCTTGTGATGATATTGAACTTGGTATAAAAAGAAGCTCTCCTCTCTCCTTTTATTCCTGTTATGACGATGCCAAGGATGCAAAAGCTCTTTTGGTGATTATCCCTGGGCTTGGAGAAGACTCTGACCTTGGATATAGAGCTAATCTTATTCGGACTATGGCAGAGACTTATGATGTTGCATGTATTAGTGTGGATTATCACTGCATAGGCAACCGCCCACAGCTTGGGGCGAAATTTGGACTTGATGATATAGATCGCGAAATCTTAACAAGAGAACTATCAAGTATAGGTATAAATTTACCAATTGATCTAAAAAGTATCGACTGCCACGAGAAGGTTGATTTGCTGCTTAAATTTCTTAGCAAAGAGATTACTATTCGAAAAGAGAGAGGTATTTTGCCGGCTGATTTTAGACTAAATGCTAGCATTACGATAGTACCAACAAAAAATAAATATCAAAATTTTGGCGTTATGCAAGCAATGGATGTGCTAAATGCTGTGCTTTATACAAAAAAATATATAAATAATGCCAAATTTGAACATCTGCCAGTGATAATGGTAGGTAGCTCACATGGTGGATATCTGGCACATATGTGTGCTAAGATCGCTCCATGGCTAGTTGATGCTGTGATAGATAATAGCTCTTATGCCATATTTTTATGGCGCCTTATCGGCTTTGGTAAAGAGATAAATTTTACTAACTATTTTTGTTTTGGCACTGACACTTTGTATCAAAATTTATATATTTATTTTTTTGATAAGACCTACTGGACACTTAATGAAAAATCACCATACTATTTTATTGACGCAAGAGAAGAGATAAGAAACATCCTAAATTTAGATCATTTAAATGTTCAAAGCAGCTATAAAAAGCCAATTTACGTGAGCTATCACTGTATTTTCGATAAAGAAATAGCTCCAGCAAAGGATAAAATCGAGCTTTACGAGGCTCTTAAGAAGCTTAAATTTAACGCAACACTACATATGATAAAAGATGAGAGTGAGGTTGATGGCAAATTTATAAAGTCTCTAACGCATGGAATGGGGATGTCTTATAAACTACTTTTACAAAAAGAGCTTCCCAGTATGATGGAGAAAATTTTATCTCAAAAAAATAAGAAGAGCAGCAAGAGTATTGAGTATAAATGCGGCGATACGATCTATAAATTTAGTGAAGTCTTAGATCAAATAAATCTTGAAATTTTAGATATTGCTTAG
- a CDS encoding tetratricopeptide repeat protein, giving the protein MAEEEVVVLKPPGEQAEQAPEEAKAEAPEEIVSLESIASEGVLQDENIPEPIPVKKSNKKLFIIAGVVALVLIILIVVLLVILLKKDKKENIDAASIVKNIENNYQTQNFGASKIDEMINKANQLYERGNKFEALKIYENIAVYNQSLSNYNLGVSQMKQERCDEAIVSFNKAITDRENTAVSAINAAVCSLELNNTKNFNYYIGLADSFLQYENNSPLYSYYYALINYYKGNYYEALQALSHPNTADYKNEYAYLSAKILSLLGDDERAIAKLESQKAFKADFTLAQLYARLGKYDKARDYLTKASKNTPNIDLIKMTEALIDLKTADYGDAAAFIKDVYDYNASLPSKIYKIKTILKPDLFDVSLAQAHFSDDMFFDRTRRYETLFYFAPYKVFDAKQSIEQIRKGGVSVFLDDTSAANDYLSQSAAASKVNAKLSEAIAKALSYRLKEANKEFEELASTYPNHSILQYNLALNYAQLGNFSLAAKHFIASYHQDVNNHLAGIFGAICLDINRNLNQKLIEEIGENLENDKSLKPVNLYASLLSLVNGNQSAMIRWLEEPKEQTMLNLAFDIIIAKVTNNDELMAKKADELLKILPNDIIANILNFISKNKEQNVKEYAKAIQIHFNGKQLDSNAFYHGADIIKKQYIKLLQISGLLTRERDKLRAELKNAPKNINLIQTLAYVDIFTNDFDESYKLYNQAIDEFKVNDASTLFLASVAATGAGKVSNAIALLELTKLNDASAIENRIALGLMYQQIDNIKAALIQYSKIGNVEYESEFYDFEIDND; this is encoded by the coding sequence GTGGCTGAAGAAGAGGTTGTAGTTCTAAAACCACCTGGCGAGCAAGCAGAGCAAGCGCCTGAAGAGGCAAAAGCCGAAGCACCTGAAGAGATCGTCTCGCTTGAGAGTATCGCAAGTGAAGGCGTGTTACAAGATGAGAACATCCCGGAGCCAATCCCTGTAAAAAAGAGCAATAAAAAGCTCTTTATAATAGCAGGCGTGGTCGCTCTAGTACTTATCATCTTGATAGTAGTTTTGCTAGTTATCTTGCTAAAGAAAGACAAAAAAGAGAACATAGATGCTGCAAGTATCGTAAAAAATATAGAAAACAACTACCAAACGCAAAATTTTGGCGCTTCAAAGATCGATGAAATGATAAATAAAGCCAATCAGCTCTACGAGCGTGGCAATAAATTTGAAGCTCTAAAAATTTATGAAAATATAGCTGTTTATAACCAGTCTCTCTCAAACTACAACCTCGGTGTTTCGCAGATGAAACAAGAAAGATGTGATGAGGCGATCGTATCTTTTAATAAAGCTATAACTGATAGAGAAAACACGGCGGTTAGTGCGATAAACGCTGCCGTTTGCTCACTCGAGCTAAATAACACTAAAAATTTTAACTACTATATAGGACTTGCTGACTCATTTTTGCAGTATGAAAACAACTCGCCACTTTATAGCTATTACTACGCGCTTATAAACTACTATAAAGGCAACTATTACGAGGCACTTCAAGCACTTTCTCATCCAAATACTGCAGATTATAAAAACGAATATGCATATTTAAGTGCAAAAATTTTATCACTTCTTGGAGATGATGAGAGAGCAATAGCTAAGCTTGAGAGCCAAAAGGCATTTAAGGCCGACTTCACGCTAGCACAGCTCTATGCAAGACTTGGCAAATACGATAAAGCAAGGGATTATCTAACAAAAGCTTCTAAAAACACGCCAAATATCGATCTTATCAAGATGACTGAGGCGCTAATTGATCTAAAAACTGCTGACTACGGCGATGCAGCGGCATTTATCAAAGATGTTTACGACTACAATGCTTCTTTACCAAGCAAAATTTACAAGATAAAAACGATACTAAAGCCTGATCTTTTTGATGTCAGCCTAGCTCAGGCACACTTTAGTGATGATATGTTTTTTGATAGAACAAGGCGCTATGAGACGCTTTTTTACTTCGCACCCTACAAGGTCTTTGACGCAAAACAGAGCATCGAGCAGATAAGAAAAGGCGGTGTTAGCGTCTTTTTAGATGATACTTCAGCAGCAAACGACTATCTTAGCCAAAGTGCAGCTGCTTCAAAAGTAAATGCAAAACTTAGTGAAGCTATTGCAAAAGCACTAAGCTACCGCTTAAAAGAAGCAAATAAAGAGTTTGAAGAGCTAGCCAGCACTTATCCAAATCACTCTATCTTACAATACAACCTCGCCCTAAACTACGCTCAGCTTGGAAATTTTAGCCTTGCAGCAAAGCACTTCATAGCAAGCTATCATCAAGATGTAAATAACCATCTTGCAGGCATTTTTGGGGCGATTTGTCTAGATATAAATAGAAATTTAAACCAAAAACTCATTGAAGAGATTGGCGAAAATTTAGAAAACGATAAGAGTTTAAAGCCTGTAAATTTATATGCCTCGCTTCTAAGCCTGGTTAACGGCAACCAAAGTGCGATGATAAGATGGCTTGAAGAGCCAAAAGAGCAGACAATGCTAAATTTAGCCTTTGATATCATCATCGCAAAAGTAACAAACAATGATGAGCTAATGGCAAAGAAAGCTGATGAACTACTAAAAATTTTGCCAAATGATATTATTGCAAATATCTTAAATTTCATTTCTAAAAACAAAGAGCAAAATGTCAAAGAGTATGCAAAAGCGATACAAATTCACTTTAATGGCAAGCAGCTTGATTCAAACGCTTTCTATCACGGCGCTGATATCATCAAAAAGCAATACATCAAGCTACTTCAAATTTCAGGCTTACTTACAAGAGAGCGTGATAAGTTAAGAGCCGAGCTAAAAAATGCTCCAAAGAATATAAATTTAATCCAAACTCTAGCCTATGTCGATATCTTTACAAACGACTTTGATGAGAGCTATAAACTTTATAATCAAGCAATCGATGAGTTTAAAGTAAATGACGCTAGCACATTATTTTTAGCATCTGTGGCTGCGACAGGAGCTGGAAAAGTATCAAACGCGATCGCACTTTTAGAGCTAACAAAACTAAATGATGCTAGTGCTATCGAAAATAGAATAGCTCTGGGTCTAATGTATCAGCAGATAGACAACATAAAAGCAGCTCTTATACAATACAGCAAAATAGGAAATGTTGAGTATGAAAGCGAATTTTACGACTTTGAGATAGATAATGACTGA
- the serS gene encoding serine--tRNA ligase — MINLKLLETNYDEFVKKLEGKNVKAGLLDELLQTFNELKQKRKALENFQAIQNAKSKELGIKARAGKDVSELKNELNLNKAALSDADEIVKQYEEKLEQISFNVPNITDDDVPFGKDEDDNVCIKTVLEPTKFSFTPKEHWELGESLGWLDFERGTKLSGSRFTVLRGMGARLSRALVNYMIDFNSSRGFELVNVPYLVSSNTLFGTGQLPKFEEDLYKVRDEDLYLIPTSEVPVTNLYNDTIIEAKQLPIKMTCYSACFRQEAGSAGRDTRGMIRQHQFEKVELVSITRPDQSEDVLNEMVSCASDLLTSLGLPHRHMLLCSGDLGFSAAKTIDLEVWLPGQDKYREISSISNTRDFQARRAKIRFKDGKKNMLVNTLNGSSLAVGRTLIAIMENYQKADGTIEIPEVLKRYM; from the coding sequence ATGATAAATTTAAAACTACTCGAGACAAATTACGATGAATTTGTAAAAAAACTTGAGGGCAAAAATGTAAAAGCTGGGCTACTTGACGAGCTTTTACAAACTTTTAACGAGCTAAAACAAAAGCGCAAAGCACTTGAAAATTTCCAAGCGATCCAAAACGCAAAGAGCAAAGAGCTTGGCATAAAGGCAAGAGCAGGTAAAGACGTAAGTGAGCTTAAAAATGAGCTAAATTTAAACAAAGCTGCACTTTCTGATGCTGATGAGATCGTTAAACAATATGAAGAAAAGCTTGAGCAAATTTCATTTAATGTGCCAAATATCACCGACGATGACGTGCCATTTGGCAAGGACGAGGACGATAATGTCTGCATAAAAACGGTGCTTGAGCCAACTAAATTTAGCTTTACACCAAAAGAACACTGGGAGTTAGGTGAGAGTCTTGGCTGGCTTGACTTTGAAAGAGGTACAAAGCTCTCAGGATCTCGCTTTACCGTGCTTCGCGGCATGGGAGCAAGGCTAAGTAGAGCGCTTGTTAATTACATGATCGACTTTAACAGCTCACGTGGCTTTGAGCTTGTAAATGTCCCTTATCTTGTAAGCTCAAACACACTTTTTGGCACCGGTCAGCTGCCTAAATTTGAAGAGGACCTTTACAAAGTGCGCGACGAGGATCTCTATCTCATCCCAACCAGCGAAGTACCTGTGACAAATTTATACAATGACACGATCATTGAAGCTAAGCAGCTGCCTATAAAAATGACTTGCTACTCAGCATGCTTCCGCCAAGAGGCAGGCTCAGCAGGACGTGACACGAGGGGAATGATCCGCCAGCACCAGTTTGAAAAGGTCGAGCTGGTAAGCATCACAAGACCTGATCAAAGCGAAGACGTGCTAAATGAGATGGTATCGTGCGCAAGCGATCTACTAACTAGCCTTGGACTTCCTCACCGCCATATGCTTCTTTGCAGTGGCGATCTTGGTTTTAGCGCGGCAAAGACGATAGACCTTGAGGTTTGGCTACCTGGTCAAGATAAATATAGAGAGATTAGTTCTATTTCCAATACTCGTGATTTTCAAGCAAGGCGTGCAAAAATTCGCTTTAAAGATGGCAAGAAAAATATGCTTGTAAATACGCTAAATGGCTCAAGTCTAGCTGTGGGTAGGACTCTTATTGCCATCATGGAAAACTACCAAAAAGCAGATGGCACTATCGAAATTCCAGAAGTTCTTAAAAGGTATATGTAG
- the trpS gene encoding tryptophan--tRNA ligase, which produces MRVLTGLQPSGKLHLGNYFASIKQMVDMQEQNEMFMFIANYHAMTSLSEAKALKQNTFEAACAFLALGIDPNKSIFWVQSDVKDVLELYWVLSQHTPMGLLERAHSYKDKVAKGLSSHHGLFSYPVLMAADILLYNAQVVPVGKDQIQHVEIARDIAIKFNNEHGEIFTLPEAKIDENVATVPGTNGEKMSKSYGNTIDIFADAKTLKKQISSIVTDGTPLEEPKQWQNCNVYNIAKLFLDESGQKELQARYERGGEGHGHFKAYLNELIWDYFKDAREKFEHYQNNPDEVSGILEIGAKKASNVAQTTIKKVREAVGIY; this is translated from the coding sequence ATGAGAGTATTAACCGGCCTTCAACCCTCCGGCAAACTACACCTTGGCAACTATTTTGCCTCGATAAAACAGATGGTTGATATGCAAGAGCAAAATGAGATGTTTATGTTTATAGCAAACTACCATGCGATGACGAGCCTTAGTGAGGCCAAAGCCCTAAAGCAAAATACTTTTGAGGCTGCATGTGCGTTTTTGGCACTTGGAATCGATCCAAATAAAAGTATATTTTGGGTGCAAAGTGACGTTAAAGACGTGCTTGAGCTTTACTGGGTGCTAAGCCAGCACACGCCTATGGGGCTTCTTGAGCGCGCACACAGCTATAAAGACAAGGTCGCAAAAGGCCTTAGCTCGCACCACGGACTCTTTAGCTATCCGGTTTTAATGGCAGCTGACATTTTACTTTATAATGCGCAGGTCGTACCTGTAGGCAAGGACCAGATCCAGCATGTAGAAATCGCACGTGATATCGCGATAAAATTTAACAACGAGCATGGAGAAATTTTTACATTGCCTGAGGCAAAGATCGATGAAAATGTCGCCACCGTGCCCGGCACAAATGGCGAAAAGATGAGCAAAAGCTATGGCAATACAATCGACATCTTTGCCGATGCCAAAACGCTTAAAAAGCAAATTTCTAGCATCGTGACAGACGGCACGCCACTTGAAGAGCCAAAGCAGTGGCAAAACTGCAACGTATATAATATCGCCAAACTTTTCTTAGACGAGAGTGGGCAAAAAGAGCTTCAAGCTAGATATGAGCGTGGTGGCGAGGGTCATGGGCACTTTAAAGCTTATCTAAATGAGCTTATTTGGGACTATTTTAAAGATGCGAGAGAGAAATTTGAGCATTATCAAAATAACCCTGACGAAGTGTCTGGAATTTTAGAAATAGGAGCCAAAAAGGCAAGTAATGTTGCTCAAACAACAATAAAAAAAGTTCGTGAAGCAGTCGGAATTTATTAA
- a CDS encoding shikimate kinase: protein MKTKNNNIVLIGFMGVGKGTTARALSKALKTMNLDCDDLLESSQNMKIKAIFEEYGEEHFRQLEKDLAKFLATNVKNAIISTGGGFAKVKNLKKIGTVIYLKANFDAIMQRLKNSKNSEKKLAKRPLLSDLKRAEALHLEREELYEKKADYIVEVEGKTPKQIVKEIRMLLKI from the coding sequence ATGAAAACAAAGAATAATAATATCGTTTTGATAGGATTTATGGGCGTTGGCAAAGGCACGACTGCAAGGGCGCTTAGCAAGGCTTTAAAGACGATGAACCTTGACTGCGACGACTTACTGGAGAGCTCACAAAATATGAAGATAAAAGCTATCTTTGAAGAGTACGGAGAGGAGCATTTTAGGCAGCTTGAAAAGGATCTGGCTAAATTTCTAGCAACAAATGTCAAAAATGCAATCATCTCAACTGGCGGAGGCTTTGCGAAGGTTAAAAATTTAAAGAAAATTGGCACCGTGATCTATCTAAAAGCTAATTTTGATGCGATCATGCAAAGGCTAAAAAATAGCAAAAATAGCGAGAAAAAACTCGCCAAACGTCCGCTTTTAAGCGATCTAAAAAGAGCTGAGGCGTTACATCTGGAGCGAGAGGAGCTTTATGAGAAAAAGGCTGATTACATCGTCGAAGTCGAGGGTAAAACTCCAAAGCAGATCGTAAAAGAGATAAGGATGCTTTTAAAAATTTAG
- the der gene encoding ribosome biogenesis GTPase Der: MQKVILVGKPNVGKSSLFNRLAGRRIAITSDVSGTTRDTNKAKIEVEGKECILIDSGGLDDSSELFKNVKAKTLAEAKNSDVILYMVDGKMMPDDEDRAIFYELSKLNLPTALVINKIDSKKDEQREWEFISFGAKNSFGISVSHNTGIDELSMWLAKHIEDKVQIKADTSEDFDDFLENYNDEGELSDEIDYESKNIRIGIIGRVNVGKSSLLNALVKESRAVVSDVAGTTIDPVNEIYEHDGRVFEFVDTAGIRKRGKIEGIERYALNRTEKILEETDVALLVLDSSEPLTELDERIAGIASKFELGVIIVLNKWDKSSEEFDELCKEIKDRFKFLAYAPIISVSALGGKRVHKIYPLIVEIYKNYTQKIQTSKLNEVISEATKAHPLPRDKGRIVKIYYAVQFKTAPIMIALIMNRPKCLHFSYKRYLTNKLRESFNLTGVPIVLIPKKRGESDENKE; this comes from the coding sequence TTGCAAAAAGTAATATTAGTAGGCAAGCCAAATGTCGGCAAAAGCTCACTTTTTAACCGCTTAGCTGGTCGTCGTATCGCTATAACAAGCGATGTTAGCGGCACGACAAGAGATACGAACAAAGCTAAGATCGAGGTTGAGGGTAAAGAGTGCATATTAATCGACAGTGGCGGCCTTGATGATAGTAGCGAGCTTTTTAAAAATGTAAAAGCAAAGACCTTGGCAGAGGCTAAAAACTCAGACGTCATCCTCTACATGGTCGATGGCAAAATGATGCCAGATGATGAAGATAGAGCCATTTTTTATGAGCTTAGCAAGCTAAATTTACCAACCGCTCTAGTCATCAACAAAATTGACAGCAAAAAAGACGAGCAAAGAGAGTGGGAATTTATAAGCTTTGGCGCAAAAAATAGCTTTGGAATTTCTGTAAGCCACAACACAGGCATAGATGAGCTTAGTATGTGGCTAGCAAAGCATATAGAAGATAAAGTACAGATAAAGGCCGATACGAGCGAAGATTTTGATGATTTTTTAGAAAACTATAACGACGAGGGCGAGCTAAGCGACGAGATAGACTATGAAAGCAAAAACATCAGAATTGGTATCATAGGCCGTGTAAATGTCGGCAAAAGCTCGCTTTTAAACGCTCTTGTAAAGGAGAGTCGCGCCGTCGTTAGCGACGTGGCAGGCACTACGATCGATCCGGTTAATGAAATTTACGAGCATGATGGCAGGGTTTTTGAGTTTGTAGATACTGCTGGCATCAGAAAGCGTGGCAAGATCGAGGGCATCGAGAGATACGCACTAAATAGAACTGAGAAAATTTTAGAAGAGACGGACGTAGCGCTACTCGTACTTGATAGCTCTGAGCCACTAACCGAGCTTGATGAGCGCATCGCTGGTATCGCCTCAAAATTTGAGCTCGGCGTCATAATAGTGCTAAACAAATGGGACAAAAGTAGCGAAGAATTTGACGAGCTTTGCAAAGAGATAAAGGATAGGTTTAAATTTTTAGCATACGCGCCGATCATCAGTGTTTCAGCACTTGGTGGCAAAAGAGTGCATAAAATTTACCCGCTCATAGTTGAAATTTATAAAAACTATACCCAAAAGATCCAAACTTCAAAGCTAAATGAAGTGATTAGCGAAGCGACCAAAGCACACCCTCTGCCACGAGATAAAGGTAGAATTGTAAAAATTTACTACGCAGTACAGTTTAAGACCGCACCTATCATGATAGCACTTATAATGAACCGTCCAAAATGCTTACACTTTAGCTACAAACGCTACCTAACGAACAAGCTTAGAGAGAGTTTTAACCTAACTGGCGTACCTATCGTGCTAATCCCTAAAAAACGTGGAGAGAGTGATGAAAACAAAGAATAA
- a CDS encoding DMT family transporter — MLKRFYISHLGIFYMLFACFMFAVTGAFAKYLSKDMPSIEVVFFRNLIGLFIVIYAIYRFPFKQAGGRFFLLMFRGFVGTVALFAFFYNVAHVNLATAFTFQKTNPIFTAILAAFIFKERLSSLGWFAVFLGFGGILLVIQPNLGISKTDIIGVWSGLGAAIAYTSVKELNKSYGTNVIVLSFMLWGSFLPLICMGLAEFFTYEPLDFLFSKFSMPSWYNVVFILLMGLSGYFFQSYMTKAFAVGKKAGVIAAVSYADVIFTLIIGYFMGDALPNHLALVGIILVVVSGILVVREK, encoded by the coding sequence ATGTTAAAAAGGTTTTATATTTCGCATCTTGGCATTTTTTATATGCTTTTTGCTTGCTTTATGTTTGCTGTTACTGGCGCATTTGCAAAGTATCTTAGCAAAGATATGCCATCTATCGAAGTTGTATTTTTTAGAAATTTAATAGGCCTTTTTATCGTTATTTATGCCATTTATAGATTTCCATTTAAACAAGCTGGTGGACGCTTTTTTTTGCTAATGTTTCGTGGCTTTGTGGGCACGGTCGCGCTTTTTGCTTTTTTTTACAATGTCGCTCATGTAAATTTGGCCACAGCTTTTACATTTCAAAAGACAAATCCAATCTTTACGGCTATCCTCGCAGCCTTTATTTTCAAAGAGCGTCTAAGCTCACTTGGCTGGTTTGCTGTATTTTTGGGATTTGGTGGAATTTTGCTTGTTATCCAGCCAAATTTAGGCATAAGCAAGACTGATATTATCGGTGTTTGGAGCGGCCTTGGTGCGGCGATCGCATACACAAGTGTAAAGGAGCTAAACAAGAGTTACGGCACAAATGTTATCGTACTAAGTTTTATGCTTTGGGGCTCGTTTTTGCCACTTATTTGTATGGGTTTGGCAGAATTTTTCACCTATGAGCCACTTGATTTTTTGTTTTCAAAATTTAGCATGCCAAGCTGGTATAACGTTGTTTTTATCTTGCTAATGGGACTTAGTGGATATTTTTTTCAGTCGTACATGACAAAGGCGTTCGCGGTTGGCAAAAAGGCTGGAGTGATCGCTGCAGTTAGCTACGCAGACGTTATTTTCACACTTATTATTGGCTATTTTATGGGCGATGCGTTACCAAATCACCTAGCACTTGTAGGCATCATACTTGTCGTGGTTAGTGGAATTTTAGTTGTTAGAGAAAAATAA
- the kdsA gene encoding 3-deoxy-8-phosphooctulonate synthase produces the protein MILIAGPCVVESEQLVFDVAKRLVKFNEDKRIDFYFKSSFDKANRTSISSFRGPGLEKGCEILAKVKKEFGFKILTDIHESYQATPVGEVADVLQIPAFLCRQTDLLVAAAKTKAVVNIKKGQFLAASAMKHSVKKVLETRGISGDGYEVAKQNGVWLTERGSTFGYGNLVVDMRNLVLMREFAPVIFDATHSVQMPSALGEKSGGDARFVPYLARAAAAAGVDGFFYETHVNPCEALCDGPNMLKLDELDANIAQIFKIKQALGDAN, from the coding sequence ATGATACTAATAGCAGGGCCTTGCGTCGTAGAAAGCGAGCAGCTCGTTTTTGACGTGGCAAAAAGGCTGGTTAAATTTAACGAAGATAAGCGAATAGATTTTTATTTCAAATCAAGCTTTGACAAGGCAAATCGCACGAGCATAAGCTCGTTTCGCGGACCCGGACTTGAAAAAGGGTGCGAAATTTTAGCCAAGGTCAAAAAGGAATTCGGTTTTAAAATTTTAACCGATATCCACGAGAGCTACCAGGCCACGCCTGTTGGCGAAGTGGCCGACGTGCTGCAAATCCCGGCGTTTTTGTGCCGCCAAACCGATCTGCTCGTGGCCGCGGCTAAGACAAAAGCCGTGGTAAATATCAAAAAAGGGCAGTTTTTAGCCGCCTCTGCGATGAAGCATTCGGTCAAAAAAGTGCTAGAAACAAGGGGCATTAGTGGCGATGGATACGAGGTCGCTAAACAAAACGGCGTGTGGCTAACTGAGCGAGGCAGCACCTTTGGTTACGGAAACTTAGTCGTAGATATGCGAAATTTGGTGCTAATGCGCGAATTTGCGCCCGTGATTTTCGACGCGACGCACAGCGTGCAGATGCCAAGCGCTCTTGGCGAAAAAAGCGGCGGAGACGCGAGATTCGTGCCGTATCTAGCACGAGCTGCGGCGGCTGCGGGCGTGGACGGATTTTTTTACGAGACGCACGTAAATCCTTGCGAGGCGCTTTGCGACGGACCGAATATGCTAAAATTGGACGAACTAGACGCGAATATCGCTCAAATTTTTAAGATAAAGCAGGCTCTTGGCGATGCAAACTAA